aatattaactaacataaataaaactaattttcatattttttattaaattattaaaatgatattttataccaatgatttttttaaataatatataacaacATCGCACTTACAAAAGTAAACGGAAGTAttctcaaaagaaaaaaaagtaaacagaCGTCGATCCTCATGTATGTCAATTTCGAATTTGAGTGTGTTATATAAACTAACAAGACAAAGCTGACTTCTtccatttctaataaaaaaataaaaaataataatatttttattaatttaaaaaatatttttattgttaatttaaatattataaaaagttaattaaattgcaataacatcttatattattaattaaaaattatatatttttaaaatatatatattaaaataaatttttgtatgaaaacaattataaggactttgtttatataaaattaaagtgtagggaccttatttgtataaattaaaagtgcagggaccttatttgtatatatcaaaCTATAAAACTGAATACTAGTCTCATTAACGGCGCGTGTACTGCACGTGCTAACAGAACCTTAACAGAGGGACCTTGGGATGATGGAAGTTAAAGTGCAGGGATTTAATAATGGGGTACTTTAGTGCAGGGATCTTATGtgcaaaaacagaaaagtgcagggacacgcagatgtattaagccaaaatataaatatggtatttatatataaatattttttaatttgaaatttatttaatatcatCAAAGTATAGtaagtttattttttctataaatattgTTGAAAAAAAGTTTGTGTGTCattgttaaaatgaaaaaaaaaattaaacaaaaagcGGTCattatgaaattataattagtttattttttaaattttttattatattttttattatattttttaatttttattatcatcaataaattataaaaatatcattaaaattagatacaaaaaattatttttcttaaattatttttcaaataaattcaaagatttatCCAAAGAATATGACAATACAATTGAAAAAGAGAATTGTTATACATTACTACTTTTAATCCTCTCATATATGGACGATCTATGTACATGCATGTAGGGGTGTGCATTTGGTTTTCCAGTTCGGTTTTGGACAGTGGAATTATCAAAACCGATCggttttttagaattttaaaaccGATCGGAACTTTGTCCAAaaaatcggttcggttcggtttttggttttatcaatatagaaaaataattttttttctataaattttactcataaaaaattaaaattaaaattaaataaataaatctaaactttAAATCTAAGTCAATTGTAATGTTTTACACACAATAACACTTAGATATGAAAGAAAATACTATTGTTTTTTAACAATAATagtaatatttctaaaaaaaattataaactttaaaatatcagtattttggatttttgaaaattcaaaatcaaactgaaccgaaatatatataaaaaatcttAATTCTAAAACCGAACCGGCAatttttgattcggttttggttcggttttgcacACGCTACATGCATGTAAGGGTAGAAAGTTTGTTAGCAAATGTAGCTATCGATACGTACGGTctcataataaaatatgattaacGACGTTATCATTATCGTCAAATATATGGCTGTGGTTGCAGCCATTTCTTACCAAAGAGTCGTACTACGTTCACTAGGGTCTGATTTTTTTAGCTACACAATAAATTTTGCCGTATGTTTGTTAACTTTTTCCCGTCTGGATTGTTGCTATTTTCTTGAAGATTCTTCATGATGTATTTGTCCAACAGATTTTGACGTTTATGATACCAaactaaacaaatttaaatttaatataaatcaatttgcatcataaaatattttaaatgcaattaatttatttaaacaccatatataatttaaactaaaatttatattctatTCAAATAAGTAAAGTTATACTGatagttatatatatttaaatatatcgtaaTGTGTAATTTGTATTATAAACAtgattgaattttatatatcaaaacatattattaaacatattgtagTTGAGTTTagacaaattatattttatatttagacacatataatttatttatgacATGCAAAGACAGATTAAACCTCGGCACTGATTAGATCAAGTTGCAcaatttgtttatatattaCTATATGCTTAAAATAATTGATCTTACATGATTGATTTGGCTCTAAATTTTTGTTGACTTCTTCATCGTATGCAGAAGCTtgctatttattatttaatcatcataatattaatatttaaatcacaATATTTTGGCATTATTTGCTTTAATTTATAAGAAAAGAGAGGTCGTTTGAAAATATAAGGAAATATAAGTACGGTTAGGAGGATAGAAGCCAACGTAATCGCACCATGGCCAAATTGACTTCCCAGAGGCCATATGTCTATTTATTatctttcttaatttatttgcCAAAAGgcaaattaatttacatttttagaaaAGTTACACTTTCTGTCTAGAGTACTCCAGGTTCTTCATATCCATGTTTTCTAAAATTTCGGTGATTTAAAAAAAgagagataaaaataaaaaatgacagtATAAAACTACTATTGAAATGTCTATAATCATTTCCGAAAATATAATGGATAGTccttttcatatttaattatttttattttattcttataacTACTCCTTGTGAAGTTAGCATGAAACcattataaactattttatataaaatatgtgaactttcaaaaaaaaataatatgtgaaagaattatttttatcaaaaaataataataaatctcTATGCAATTGATGTCAAATCGTtgtaaaattgtttttaaaattgtttcatagaattatttcataattgtttttttataaaatagccATGAAAAATATTGTTTGAATACTTTTCATCAACTTCTTATTATGATATTTTCGAAGTGATTTATCATaccgtttcataacatttttaaataaaattatatgtaaAGCTATTGTGAAATTGTTATAGTACAAGTTTCTTAAAAAAACCATAAGTTTCACAAAAGTATTCTATACAagttttaaagaatttttagtAAGTTCAGTAAAACTTTAAATAACATTATAAGAGTTTATTTCAGTTTTTAAATGAGTTATATACAAATTttacaataaattttataataattttcataCGAGTATTTTTTTTCAAGTTTTATAACAATCTCATAATAGTTTCATATTAGTTTGGAACTATATAATAATTTGTTTAGTTATATAGTAAAAGTATCAATTTGAATCTATGTTATACTAGTCAATATATtacttttatcataattttagttaaatgaagaaaaaaatagttgAGTTAATTTTCATTAGGATTATCATAAAAGCTGAATAAAGTTAATCTATGAGATGATTATTTGGATTTTCAGCGATATCCTTGACTGAGATTACCAATTATCTACAAACCAGTTGGGATGCAATGAAGAAATTGGTGCAATCATTTAGCAAATGATGTCCATCAATTACCACATTGGAGAATAAAAGATAGCAAAACAATATATGAATGATCCTTGACTTCAATATCAATATCTAGTGTACGAACTACGGAGGGTTTGATCAGTCAGAACTAGCAAAGGACAATCGTACCGATCAAATGTTATGTCTGTCTGCATTTGtcagtatgaaacaaattccaatCTTGTTTCTCTCCAGCATGTCATCTCCAAACACATAATTAAATGAATCACTGGTGTAATATGTAACTGATGACTTAGAAATGTAGCAGGTCGGCTTTATTTGTAGGTGTACACTTAAAAGAGAGAGGTGAAACCGATCAATCTGCACTTGATAAGTCAATTATTAATGCTCAAATTTCTTAGCATTTCTTaaacaataaacaaaatttgaattatttaaacttctaaatttcaaaaatcttcTTAACTGAAAAGATAATTGATTCTGTGAAGTCATGGAAGAATTACTTACCAGAAAGATTTGAACATGTATTAGACGAGTCGGGTATCTGCAATACAAGAAATTATCAATTGCAACCAGTGCTACTTTTTGAATGTTATTTTAGTCAATCGGTTTTTCAGTAACCATTAATAGCTTTGATTTTTGAATGTTATATTAGATTAGATATTTTTCAACTTCTTTTTTACTTGTAATGTAAATTAACTGGAGGTTTCATGTCTGCTTTGGCATTCCTTTATTTTTGTCATATCACCTCTTTCACATGATACTTTGTTTCTATTTTATACCTCCATTTCAACTGCATATCACCTAAATTCGCATTGCAATATGTATTCTAATATAAACtgcatattaatttaatttataatgttCAATAATTTTAGCTCTCTAAATTTTTTCAAACCTTTCAAGACGTGGCAAGTGTAATTATAGCAGAGTTACGGGCCATACCTGCTTTTATTATTGGGAATTACAATGATGGGAACCTTGCTTCTTCTATAAATTGGTGTTACACAGCATTAGTAAATTGCAAGATGTCCCTGATACATTTCTAATCCAGCCAGCGGAAATTTGCATGGGTGTATCGTGGAAATTAAAAACCTACTGCTAAGAATGATATTCAAAGAAAATAACATTGCAAGTGCGGAAAGCAGATCTCAAGCGGAATAATACGTACCACTCGTAGTTTACTTTGAAGATTATCCACAGTTTTTCTCACCTTCTCCAGCTCTTGTTCCAATGCACTCTGTCTGATGAAATAGTTATACAAGGAATGATCTTGCAATTTACTAATGCTTGCGCGGAAGTCACCTGCAAGAACTTTTTGTTTGCGAAATGAACAAGAGCATTGGTTCTTAATCATTGAACTAATATAACTCCAATAAATTGTATAGTTGTTTATAGATTGCTCTTCCTGTTGAGGATATCAGAATTCCTGCTTGAATTTGTGAAAATAATTTCGAACTGATAGGTTGTGCTAGAGTTTGTTCACCAGAGAACCACAATAGCACCAGTACTGGATTGCATGATCATGTTAATCCGCATGACTGTTTTACATCTCCAACACACCACGTGTGAAAATCTATTTAGCTCAAATGCACAATGACTGGtctgatttaatttattttgaagtttGAACCTTATTGTGTAAGGTTCAAAACCATCGACAACTCTCAGCAACTACACTGCCATTAGCTAAGCATTCATTCAAGTTGTAATCTGATAGCTAAACAACCAAAATTAGTAGCCAAGAAAAAAGATATCAAAAAGTTTCCTGAAAATCTAAACATCAAACAGCAAAATACACCAAAGATGGGAAAGAATAAATTAGGAGTGCCACTGTTAAATATGGAACCAATGAATAGTTAAATTAACACtgtaaaactttttttttcttctagtCAATCATCAAGAGAGAGTGATTTTATTACTTAGAGAGATACACTAAAAAACAACAGGCCAAAAGCCACAGACCGCCCAAACCCAGCTCTCAAAACAAACCAGACTCACTAACCAACCCAGCACAAGCAATGTAACAACACAGGAACAACAGACAGCAACAAGCAATCAAGGGGAGCATCAGGAATTTACTTCCTCCTACTATTCCTGATAACACCATCAGACTTTATTTTACAGAAGACCCTGCTGCTTGGATAAGATTCTTCTTGAATATCAACTCATTTATGGCCCCCCAGATATGGTAGATGGTGGCACAAAACAATAACTTCCTTAGTCTCCTGCTGTCAGTTCTTCTATAAAGATAATTGATCTCTCTTCTCCAACTCAAAACAGGTCGGTTGAACCCCATTTCCTTCGAAACTTTGCACCAATGTCCCTTGAATAGCAGCAATCAAAGAAGAGATGATTGATGCTGTCTGAGGGATTATTACACAGACAACAAGTATCACTTTGAACAACTTTCATTAAACTAGTTTATCAGAGGTCTGCAATCTAGTCAGAAATGGTGTTGCAAAACAATTACGTACAAAGCTCAAAACATGCATAAGCAACCATAAGAAAATCGACAAACATACCCTCCGCCATATAATCCATCATCATTCTAATTAAAATAGCAACTGTAAATATTCATTAGAATATATCAAAGCACAAAATCCGTGTTAGGGTAGAAAGATAATCTGTCGGCCAAAACCCATCCACGCACAAGAAATCATCTGAATGACTAAAAAATAGAATAAGAGCTCGTGTCGTGCCTCAGTAGTTCTGATGAAATCGTAACAAACAAAATTGGTTTGAACTTTGAACCATGAAAGCCTAAATCTAACAAAAAAACTAGTCAAAGTTTGATCATTATCAGATACAAGATGTAAATCAAGATAACAAATTAAGGTTATGGCTCAAGATGGTGGTTAAAAAAAAGTCAGACGATGTATTATAAGATTAAAAAACAACCGGCAAGAAATTCCAGCTTATACACATGCACCTAAATCACTTACAAGTTACAAGAAGTAATTTGCACAGGAAATTTGTCAGGGTCCTATACTAACTCTACTGCTTCTAAAACTATGAAATCCTAAATCTAATAACCTATTTATACACAAATATCGTTTCTACTGTTTCTCATGTTTCAATGCAACATAGAAGAACATTTGAGTTCAATTAGGTCACAGTTGTAACATGTTTCTGAGACTTCTGCAACAAATTACCTAGGGAATTATTTGGTAAAGACTGGAGTGTCCTGAGGCATCGTTCATCCGTCAAGGAAAGCTGCAACAACTTACAAATAAGACTTTCATTTGGAGACAAGTTTTTGTTCCGCATTCTTTTCAGAAATCCCATTGCTTTGTCAACTTGATTTTCTTGTAGAAAACATTGTATAATGATATTAAACGAGATGTCATCTGGGTCACAACCACTTTCTTCCATTTGTTCAAACATTTTTTCAGCCTCAAATAGCTTACCTTCCTTGCAAAGACCTTCGATCATTATGTTATAAGTAATGACACTAGGGATTAAACCCACAGTGGGAATTTCATAGAACAATACCTTGGCTGCTTCAAATCTTCTTGCTCGAAACAATCCATTCAAAAGTGAATTATAAGTAAACTCATCAGGCTCTTTTCCATTCTTAATCATCAAATGAAAGATTTCACAAGCTTCTCTGACTTTCTCCTGCTTGCATAAACAATCGATCAATGTCGTGAACGTTACCACATCTGGTACTATACCTTCTGCCACCATTTGATTAATGATCTTCATCGATTTCTTCCATAATCCCAATCCACAAAACCCATGAATCATAGAGTTGTAAGTAACTAAATTAGCTTTAATCCCTAGACCAACCATGTGATTGAAAACGTTAATCGCTTCCTTTAGTTTTCCCACCTTAAGGAGCCCATCAATCACAGAACTGTAAACAAAAACATCAGGACAGATTCCCAAACTGGTCATCTCCTCAAACATTTCCAATGCATTAGAAACCAATCCATCTTTGCAAAGAGAGCTTATAATCATACTATAAGTGAATAAATTACCGTTACGATTCTCATCCACCGTCCTCCTATGCAACTCAACAGCACAACCCGTTTTGCGGATTTTACAAAGCCCGCTAATTACAATGTTATACAAGCGAATATCCCATTGAAACCCTCTCACAGTCATTTTATCAAACAGTTTGAGTGCATCCATTGCCTGTCCATCCAAGCACATACCTTTAACCAAAGTTCTAATAGTAACCAAATCAGGCTCAAAACCCATCTTCATAATTTCACCAAACACACAAAACCCACAATTTATTAACTTCAAATTACAACAACAATTCATCACAATATTGAGT
This window of the Mercurialis annua linkage group LG5, ddMerAnnu1.2, whole genome shotgun sequence genome carries:
- the LOC126680718 gene encoding pentatricopeptide repeat-containing protein At1g12775, mitochondrial-like isoform X2, giving the protein MVPRTAIFARNAKQSHSLASLFLNPELEHKVKNECNSGKLNLKNAIQYFDELLLFKPIASVTTFNHLLGSISKLKSYSDVFTLHSKMKHAGAMDALKLFDKMTVRGFQWDIRLYNIVISGLCKIRKTGCAVELHRRTVDENRNGNLFTYSMIISSLCKDGLVSNALEMFEEMTSLGICPDVFVYSSVIDGLLKVGKLKEAINVFNHMVGLGIKANLVTYNSMIHGFCGLGLWKKSMKIINQMVAEGIVPDVVTFTTLIDCLCKQEKVREACEIFHLMIKNGKEPDEFTYNSLLNGLFRARRFEAAKVLFYEIPTVGLIPSVITYNIMIEGLCKEGKLFEAEKMFEQMEESGCDPDDISFNIIIQCFLQENQVDKAMGFLKRMRNKNLSPNESLICKLLQLSLTDERCLRTLQSLPNNSLGNLLQKSQKHVTTVT
- the LOC126680718 gene encoding pentatricopeptide repeat-containing protein At1g12620-like isoform X1; translation: MVPRTAIFARNAKQSHSLASLFLNPELEHKVKNECNSGSISKLKSYSDVFTLHSKMKHAGVSPNLCTLNIVMNCCCNLKLINCGFCVFGEIMKMGFEPDLVTIRTLVKGMCLDGQAMDALKLFDKMTVRGFQWDIRLYNIVISGLCKIRKTGCAVELHRRTVDENRNGNLFTYSMIISSLCKDGLVSNALEMFEEMTSLGICPDVFVYSSVIDGLLKVGKLKEAINVFNHMVGLGIKANLVTYNSMIHGFCGLGLWKKSMKIINQMVAEGIVPDVVTFTTLIDCLCKQEKVREACEIFHLMIKNGKEPDEFTYNSLLNGLFRARRFEAAKVLFYEIPTVGLIPSVITYNIMIEGLCKEGKLFEAEKMFEQMEESGCDPDDISFNIIIQCFLQENQVDKAMGFLKRMRNKNLSPNESLICKLLQLSLTDERCLRTLQSLPNNSLGNLLQKSQKHVTTVT
- the LOC126680718 gene encoding pentatricopeptide repeat-containing protein At1g62720-like isoform X3 gives rise to the protein MVPRTAIFARNAKQSHSLASLFLNPELEHKVKNECNSGSISKLKSYSDVFTLHSKMKHAGAMDALKLFDKMTVRGFQWDIRLYNIVISGLCKIRKTGCAVELHRRTVDENRNGNLFTYSMIISSLCKDGLVSNALEMFEEMTSLGICPDVFVYSSVIDGLLKVGKLKEAINVFNHMVGLGIKANLVTYNSMIHGFCGLGLWKKSMKIINQMVAEGIVPDVVTFTTLIDCLCKQEKVREACEIFHLMIKNGKEPDEFTYNSLLNGLFRARRFEAAKVLFYEIPTVGLIPSVITYNIMIEGLCKEGKLFEAEKMFEQMEESGCDPDDISFNIIIQCFLQENQVDKAMGFLKRMRNKNLSPNESLICKLLQLSLTDERCLRTLQSLPNNSLGNLLQKSQKHVTTVT